From the Lolium rigidum isolate FL_2022 chromosome 2, APGP_CSIRO_Lrig_0.1, whole genome shotgun sequence genome, one window contains:
- the LOC124689020 gene encoding BTB/POZ and MATH domain-containing protein 1-like, which translates to MSSAGDGTKPSRSAIVADMASGHHLLTIHGYSGTKSIPTGDCAKSLPFTIGGHLWRIDYYPNGKKSDVEEYISLGLTLDEDVATVVNAKWDICFAGEEEEAKQVASMASESVFNFPSRSCSSCTTFVKREALESSEHLRNDSFTIRCDIVVVHGCCAQEHAAAFVSVPPRNLHQHLGELLETEKGADVVFEVGGETVAAHRCVLAARSSVFSAELFGPMKEGNAASGIVVRVEDMEVVVFKALLHFAYTDSLPEMQKEDEDVTYQHLLVAADRYNMERLKLICEGKLCEYIDVGTVATILALADQHHCGGLKKACLNFLAAPATLKAVTATDAFQHLSQSCPSLMVELMAMSLQH; encoded by the coding sequence ATGTCGTCGGCCGGCGACGGCACGAAGCCTTCGAGGTCCGCCATCGTGGCCGACATGGCGAGCGGGCACCATCTTCTCACGATCCATGGGTACTCCGGCACCAAGAGCATCCCCACCGGAGACTGCGCCAAGTCCCTCCCCTTTACCATCGGAGGCCATCTCTGGCGCATCGACTACTACCCCAACGGCAAAAAATCCGATGTCGAGGAATACATATCCCTCGGCTTAACCCTTGACGAAGATGTCGCGACGGTGGTGAACGCGAAGTGGGACATCTgcttcgccggcgaggaggaggaggcgaagcaagTGGCCTCGATGGCATCGGAATCGGTGTTCAACTTCCCCTCCCGGAGCTGCTCGTCGTGCACGACCTTCGTCAAAAGGGAGGCCCTAGAGAGCTCTGAGCATCTCAGGAACGATTCATTCACCATCCGGTGCGACATCGTCGTCGTCCACGGTTGCTGCGCACAGGAGCACGCAGCGGCCTTTGTCTCCGTGCCCCCGCGCAACCTGCACCAGCATCTGGGAGAGCTCCTCGAGACCGAGAAGGGCGCTGACGTGGTGTTCGAGGTCGGCGGCGAGACCGTCGCCGCGCACCGCTGCGTGCTCGCCGCTCGCTCCTCGGTCTTCAGCGCCGAGCTCTTTGGACCGATGAAGGAGGGCAACGCCGCCTCTGGCATCGTCGTGCGCGTGGAAGACATGGAAGTGGTGGTGTTCAAGGCGTTGCTCCACTTCGCCTACACGGACTCGTTGCCGGAGATGCAGAAGGAAGACGAAGACGTGACCTACCAGCATCTGCTCGTTGCAGCGGACAGATACAACATGGAGCGTCTGAAGCTGATCTGCGAGGGGAAGCTGTGCGAGTACATCGATGTGGGCACGGTGGCGACCATCTTGGCGCTAGCTGACCAGCACCATTGTGGCGGGCTGAAGAAGGCTTGCTTGAACTTTCTAGCCGCTCCGGCAACTCTGAAGGCGGTCACGGCCACCGATGCCTTCCAGCATCTGAGCCAGAGCTGCCCTTCTCTCATGGTCGAGCTCATG
- the LOC124689021 gene encoding cyclin-B1-2-like, protein MANGGMTTKKEFGETHDVLRFGVNDSVRGDLAPPHPLQATLQSEGKFWDDKKKFGAEAIYGSAFNIRRDLDAQILSRFQRPPGALPSSMLGYEAMTGSLDDFGFEDYLNMPQDSDSLRIPDMHHGMEVRLGLSKGPVCPSFN, encoded by the exons ATGGCGAACGGCGGCATGACGACGAAGAAGGAGTTCGGCGAGACCCACGACGTGCTCCGCTTCGGCGTCAACGACAGCGTCAGGGGCGACCTCGCGCCGCCGCACCCGCTCCAGGCCACCCTCCAATCG GAGGGCAAGTTCTGGGACGACAAGAAGAAGTTCGGGGCGGAGGCCATCTACGGATCCGCCTTCAACATCCGCAGGGATCTCGACGCCCAAATCCTCTCCAG GTTTCAGAGGCCCCCAGGTGCGTTGCCATCATCTATGCTAGGTTATGAGGCAATGACAGGTTCCTTGGACGATTTTGGATTTGAAGATTATCTTAACA TGCCCCAAGACTCCGACAGCCTCCGTATACCGGACATGCACCATGGGATGGAGGTTCGCCTTGGCCTGTCAAAGGGACCTGTCTGCCCTAGTTTCAATTGA
- the LOC124693605 gene encoding P-loop guanosine triphosphatase YjiA-like gives MAALCSAASPAISRAAALGLSARGAASLLRLRLPLRGAASRTCHAAPRTASPLSWRGQRRFAASATSTTEEGSDVDTMIPPDNRIPATIITGFLGSGKTTLLNHILTAHHGKRIAVIENEYGEVDIDGSLVAAQTAGAEDIMMLNNGCLCCTVRGDLVRMIGELVDKKKGKFDHLIIETTGLANPAPIIQTFYAEDTVFNDVKLDGVVTLVDSKHARLHLDEVKPKGIVNEAVQQIAYADRIIINKTDLVSEPEVSSLVERIRSINRMANLKRAQYGKVDLDYVLGIGGFDLERIESAVTEEPHDEHEHEHKHEHEHEHDHEHEHHHDHDHDHHHHDHGHKHDHHAHDHTHDPGVSSVSIVCEGEMDLEKADMWLGNLLLERSDDIYRMKGILSVSGMPQRFVFQGVHDIFQGSPDRTWEANEPRINKIVFIGRNLKREELEVGFKDCLLKQ, from the exons ATGGCGGcgctctgctccgccgcctcgccggccaTCTCCAGGGCCGCGGCCCTCGGCCTGTCCGCGCGCGGGGCCGCGTCCCTCCTCCGCCTGCGCCTGCCCCTGCGCGGAGCCGCCTCGCGCACCTGCCACGCCGCACCGCGGACCGCTTCGCCGCTGTCGTGGCGAGGGCAGCGGCGCTTCGCCGCATCGGCCACTTCGACCACGGAGGAGGGCTCCGACGTCGATACGATGATCCCGCCCGACAACCGCATCCCCGCCACCATCATCACCGGCTTCCTCGGCTCCGGcaag ACAACTTTGCTTAATCACATATTGACAGCTCACCATGGAAAGCGGATCGCTGTCATTGAGAACGAG TATGGTGAAGTTGACATCGATGGTTCATTAGTTGCCGCACAGACTGCTGGAGCTGAGGACATAATGATGCTGAACAATGGTTGCCTTTGCTGCACTGTGCGTGGTGATTTAGTACGAATGATTGGTGAATTGGTtgacaagaagaagggaaagtTTGACCATCTTATCATTGAAACCACTG GTTTAGCAAATCCAGCACCAATTATACAGACGTTCTATGCAGAAGATACAGTTTTTAATGATGTCAAGCTCGATGGTGTTGTTACTTTAGTAGATTCAAAGCATGCAAGGTTGCATTTGGATGAAGTAAAGCCGAAGGGCATAGTCAATGAGGCAGTTCAGCAGATTGCCTATGCTGACAGAATTATCATTAACAAG ACTGATCTTGTTAGCGAGCCAGAAGTTTCTTCCTTGGTTGAGCGTATAAGG AGTATCAATCGCATGGCTAATCTGAAAAGAGCTCAGTATGGCAAAGTTGATCTGGATTATGTGCTTGGAATTGGAGGCTTTGATTTGGAGAG GATTGAGAGTGCTGTTACTGAAGAGCCACATGATGAGCACGAACACGAACACAAACATGAACATGAACATGAACACGACCATGAGCATGAACATCACCATGACCACGAccacgatcatcatcatcatgatcatGGCCATAAGCATG ACCATCATGCGCACGATCACACCCATGATCCTGGTGTTTCTTCGGTAAGCATCGTTTGCGAAGGGGAGATGGATCTCGAAAAG GCTGACATGTGGTTGGGGAACCTACTGCTGGAACGCAGTGATGACATATACCGGATGAAGGGGATACTCTCTGTCAGTGGAATGCCTCAACGCTTTGTCTTTCAG GGAGTGCACGACATTTTCCAGGGATCCCCCGACAGAACTTGGGAGGCAAACGAGCCACGAATCAACAAGATCGTGTTCATCGGCAGGAACCTCAAGCGTGAAGAGCTGGAGGTTGGATTCAAGGATTGCCTACTGAAGCAATGA